The proteins below come from a single Acidovorax sp. NCPPB 4044 genomic window:
- a CDS encoding lipocalin family protein, with protein sequence MPRPELQRYTTHRRMSATGPLAVGVAAAAAGAAVALYLRSNVQPPPGVRPVKGFNVDRYAGHWYEVARIDQRFERGLIRTSAHYSRRGDGSIRVVNRGYDPEQRRWHEVEGRARFLGDTDTGALKVSFFGPFYAGYFVEALDEDYRWAMVVGPRLDAFWILSRTPMLPGAVRERLLARARSLGVDVRRILWVAQADASAPDPAPR encoded by the coding sequence ATGCCCCGTCCCGAACTGCAGCGCTACACCACCCACCGCCGCATGTCCGCCACCGGCCCGCTGGCCGTCGGCGTGGCCGCTGCCGCTGCCGGAGCGGCCGTGGCGCTGTATCTGCGCAGCAACGTGCAGCCCCCGCCCGGCGTGCGGCCGGTGAAGGGTTTCAACGTCGACCGCTATGCGGGCCACTGGTACGAGGTGGCACGCATCGACCAGCGCTTCGAGCGCGGCCTGATACGCACCAGCGCGCACTACAGCCGCCGTGGCGACGGGTCGATCCGCGTGGTGAACCGGGGCTATGACCCCGAGCAGCGGCGCTGGCACGAGGTGGAAGGGCGGGCCCGGTTCCTGGGCGACACGGACACGGGCGCGCTCAAGGTGTCCTTCTTCGGGCCCTTCTATGCGGGCTACTTCGTGGAAGCCCTGGACGAGGACTACCGCTGGGCCATGGTGGTCGGCCCCCGGCTGGATGCGTTCTGGATCCTGTCGCGCACACCCATGCTGCCCGGCGCGGTGCGTGAACGCCTGCTGGCGCGTGCCCGGTCGCTGGGCGTGGATGTGCGCCGCATCCTGTGGGTGGCCCAGGCGGACGCCTCCGCGCCGGACCCTGCGCCGCGCTGA
- a CDS encoding Lrp/AsnC family transcriptional regulator — MDRIDRKILSVLQADARASLQEIGNAVGLSPSPCWGRIRKMEESGVIEGYTVRLNAQALDLADTVLVQVTLDSHSDNTLEKFGETLASIPEVIEAHLVSGDYDYLLRVVVKDTRDYERLLREKLYRIKGIRHSRSSFVLRTLKKADLPLRTD, encoded by the coding sequence ATGGACCGCATCGACCGAAAAATCCTCTCCGTGCTGCAGGCCGACGCGCGCGCGAGCCTGCAGGAGATCGGCAACGCCGTGGGACTGAGCCCGTCGCCGTGCTGGGGCCGCATCCGCAAGATGGAGGAATCGGGTGTGATCGAGGGCTACACCGTGCGCCTCAATGCCCAGGCCCTGGACCTGGCCGACACCGTGCTCGTGCAGGTCACGCTCGACAGCCATTCCGACAACACGCTGGAGAAGTTCGGCGAGACGCTCGCGAGCATTCCGGAGGTGATCGAGGCGCACCTGGTTTCCGGCGACTACGACTACCTGCTGCGCGTGGTGGTGAAGGACACGCGCGACTACGAGCGCCTGCTGCGCGAGAAGCTCTACCGCATCAAGGGCATCCGCCACAGCCGATCGAGCTTCGTGCTGCGCACGCTGAAGAAAGCCGACCTGCCGCTGCGGACGGACTGA